One stretch of Amycolatopsis sp. NBC_00345 DNA includes these proteins:
- a CDS encoding MFS transporter: MTVVPSAGSVRGSRLIVAGGNFLQFFDWILYSLLAPVFATQFFGGDRLSAAFQAFLVYGGSLLLRPLGGALVGRFADRHGRRRALMIGVGAAGVASLAIAVLPGRSTIGVAAPVLLVLARALAALAFGGEWPTAVTYLMESARRGTRLVQGSYFVLTCTAGGFAASALGTLMSATLGPAALQDWGWRVPFAVAGVTSLVLCVLRRGLAETPAYLGAGPVEPAERRPGSIRPALAVAALAAAASVTTTTFSVTVPAIAQDRLGASPTVVLGANTVVTGALVVLVLPIGLLAQRFGLHRTLAFTSIGFVVAVPALYLTIRPTFGGLLLASGVGMLLSTTQGVTLPEAMASVFPARRRGFGVGLSQGIADAVFGGFAPSAALALAASGRDGWYVAIVCGLVLLGWGAIAVVLRSTAGHQLDPLPTDVTV; this comes from the coding sequence ATGACCGTCGTACCGTCCGCGGGCTCGGTCCGTGGGTCCCGGCTGATCGTCGCGGGTGGCAACTTCCTCCAGTTCTTCGACTGGATCCTGTACTCGCTGCTGGCGCCGGTGTTCGCGACCCAGTTCTTCGGCGGCGACCGGCTGAGCGCGGCCTTCCAGGCGTTCCTGGTCTACGGCGGCAGCCTGCTGCTGCGCCCGCTGGGCGGCGCGCTGGTCGGCCGGTTCGCCGACCGGCACGGCCGGCGGCGGGCGCTGATGATCGGGGTCGGCGCGGCGGGGGTGGCGTCGCTGGCGATCGCGGTGCTGCCGGGCCGGTCGACGATCGGGGTGGCCGCACCGGTGCTGCTCGTGCTGGCGCGGGCGCTCGCGGCGCTCGCGTTCGGCGGTGAATGGCCCACCGCGGTGACCTACCTGATGGAATCGGCCCGGCGGGGCACCCGGCTGGTGCAGGGCAGCTACTTCGTGCTGACGTGCACTGCGGGCGGGTTCGCGGCCTCGGCACTGGGCACGCTGATGTCGGCGACGCTGGGGCCGGCCGCGCTGCAGGACTGGGGCTGGCGGGTGCCGTTCGCGGTCGCCGGGGTCACGTCGCTGGTGCTGTGCGTGCTACGGCGGGGCCTGGCCGAGACACCGGCCTACCTCGGCGCCGGGCCGGTGGAGCCGGCCGAGCGGCGCCCGGGGAGCATCCGGCCGGCGCTCGCGGTGGCGGCGCTGGCCGCGGCGGCCTCGGTCACGACAACCACGTTCTCCGTCACGGTGCCGGCCATCGCCCAGGATCGGCTGGGCGCGTCGCCCACGGTCGTTCTCGGTGCCAACACCGTGGTCACCGGGGCGCTGGTGGTGCTCGTGCTGCCGATCGGGCTGCTGGCTCAGCGATTCGGCCTGCACCGGACGCTGGCGTTCACCAGCATCGGGTTCGTGGTGGCCGTTCCGGCCCTGTACCTGACGATCCGGCCGACCTTCGGCGGGCTGCTGCTGGCGTCCGGCGTCGGGATGCTGCTGTCCACCACACAGGGGGTCACGCTGCCGGAAGCCATGGCGTCGGTGTTCCCCGCCCGGCGGCGCGGGTTCGGAGTCGGGCTGTCACAAGGCATCGCGGACGCCGTGTTCGGCGGGTTCGCTCCCTCCGCGGCCCTGGCGCTGGCGGCCTCCGGCCGTGACGGCTGGTACGTGGCCATCGTGTGCGGGCTGGTGCTCCTCGGCTGGGGCGCGATCGCGGTGGTGCTGCGCAGCACGGCCGGCCACCAGCTGGACCCACTGCCGACGGACGTCACGGTTTGA